A stretch of Phragmites australis chromosome 12, lpPhrAust1.1, whole genome shotgun sequence DNA encodes these proteins:
- the LOC133887327 gene encoding putative pentatricopeptide repeat-containing protein At5g52630: MAFVPSLAVSGGAVAVAASASFPAADPRRPPPSSVAIADKNNSYSGSIRSAENGSWEAPLRPLDFEEALGILKEGKTVQSAMYVPLLHRCVETGSLAATRAVHGHMVKTGTRADMFVATSLVNVYMRCGASHNARRLFNEMPEKNVVTWTALITGYTLNSQPVAALEVFVEMLEAWRYPSHFTLGAMLNACSASYNVDLGKQVHGYTIKYGAESITSMGNSLCRLYVKSGSLESAIRAFRRIPDKNVITWTTMISACAEDENYVELGLTLFLDMLMDGVAPNEFTLTSVMSLCGTRLDLNLGKQIQAFCFKIGCDMNLPVKNSTMYLYLRKGESREAMQLFGEMEDVSIITWNAMISGYAQIMDTAKDDLHAHSRGFQALNIFRNLKLSAMKPDLFTFSSILSVCSAMMALEQGEQIHAQTIKTGFLSDVVVNSALVNMYNKCGCIEDATKAFVEMPTRSLVTWTSMISGYSQHGRPQEAIQLFEDMRFAGVRPNEITFVSVLSACSYAGLVEEAECYFDMMKNEYKIEPVVDHYGCMIDMFVRLGRLEDAFSLIKRSGFEPNEAIWSSLVAGCRSHGNMELAFYAADKLLDLKPKGVETYVLLLNMYISTGRWHDVARVRKLMKQEDLGILRDRSWITIKDKVHFFRANEKTHHRSDELYQLLENLLEKAKTIGYEPYQNLELADSEGKPAAGSLKHHSERLAVALGLLQTPPGATVRVTKNITMCRDCHSSIKFFSLLANKEIVVRDSKRLHKFKDGRCSCGDFSSLL; this comes from the exons ATGGCCTTCGTCCCCTCCCTCGCCGTCTCCGGCGGGGCTGTCGCTGTCGCCGCCTCTGCTTCCTTCCCGGCTGCCGACCCCCGGAggccaccgccgagctccgttGCCATCGCCGACAAG AACAATTCATATAGCGGGAGCATTCGATCAGCTGAAAATGGCAGCTGGGAAGCGCCTCTGCGGCCTCTCGATTTCGAGGAAGCATTGGGCATTCTCAAGGAGGGAAAGACGGTGCAGTCGGCGATGTACGTGCCGCTGCTGCACCGGTGCGTTGAGACCGGCAGCCTCGCCGCTACCAGGGCCGTCCACGGGCACATGGTGAAGACGGGGACCAGAGCGGACATGTTCGTCGCCACGTCCCTGGTGAACGTCTACATGAGGTGCGGGGCGAGCCATAACGCGCGCAGGCTGTTCAACGAAATGCCCGAGAAGAACGTGGTGACGTGGACGGCGCTCATAACAGGGTACACTCTGAACTCGCAGCCGGTGGCGGCACTGGAGGTGTTCGTCGAGATGCTGGAGGCATGGAGGTACCCATCACATTTCACGCTGGGCGCCATGCTGAACGCGTGCTCTGCGTCGTACAATGTTGATCTGGGCAAGCAGGTTCATGGATACACAATTAAGTATGGCGCTGAGTCGATCACGAGCATGGGGAACTCGCTCTGTAGATTGTATGTGAAGTCCGGAAGCTTGGAATCTGCCATAAGGGCCTTTCGGAGGATCCCCGACAAGAATGTGATCACGTGGACAACAATGATATCTGCCTGTGCTGAAGATGAGAATTATGTGGAGCTTGGACTGACTTTGTTCCTTGATATGCTTATGGATGGAGTGGCGCCTAATGAGTTTACCTTGACGAGCGTTATGAGCTTGTGTGGTACAAGGCTAGATCTGAACCTGGGCAAGCAAATCCAGGCCTTCTGCTTCAAAATTGGTTGTGACATGAATCTTCCAGTAAAGAACTCGACAATGTACCTCTATTTGAGAAAGGGTGAAAGCCGGGAGGCGATGCAGTTGTTTGGAGAGATGGAGGATGTCAGTATTATCACGTGGAACGCAATGATCTCGGGTTATGCTCAGATCATGGATACAGCTAAGGATGATCTCCATGCTCATTCAAGAGGGTTCCAGGCACTCAACATTTTCCGCAACCTCAAGCTGTCTGCAATGAAGCCAGATTTGTTCACCTTCTCAAGCATCCTATCTGTCTGCAGTGCCATGATGGCCTTGGAGCAGGGTGAGCAAATCCATGCACAGACGATAAAGACTGGTTTCTTGTCAGATGTCGTGGTGAACAGCGCACTGGTGAACATGTATAACAAGTGTGGATGCATTGAAGATGCAACTAAAGCCTTTGTCGAGATGCCAACAAGATCTCTTGTCACATGGACTTCCATGATCTCAGGCTACTCTCAGCATGGCCGCCCCCAAGAAGCGATACAACTCTTTGAGGACATGAGATTTGCTGGTGTCAGGCCAAATGAAATCACATTTGTAAGTGTGCTTTCAGCCTGCAGCTATGCTGGTTTAGTCGAGGAGGCTGAGTGCTACTTTGACATGATGAAGAATGAGTATAAAATAGAACCTGTTGTGGACCATTACGGGTGCATGATTGACATGTTCGTGCGCTTGGGTCGATTGGAGGATGCATTTTCCTTAATCAAAAGGTCAGGTTTTGAACCGAATGAGGCTATCTGGTCCAGTTTAGTTGCTGGATGCCGCAGTCATGGAAACATGGAGCTTGCCTTCTATGCTGCTGATAAGCTGCTGGATCTCAAGCCAAAAGGGGTTGAAACCTATGTCTTACTGTTGAACATGTACATTTCTACAGGGAGATGGCATGATGTGGCAAGAGTGCGGAAGCTGATGAAACAGGAGGATCTTGGGATTCTTAGGGATCGCAGCTGGATTACTATCAAAGACAAGGTGCATTTCTTCAGAGCTAATGAAAAGACTCACCATCGGAGTGATGAGCTTTATCAACTGCTAGAGAATTTGTTGGAGAAAGCTAAAACCATTGGCTATGAACCTTACCAGAATCTAGAGTTAGCTGATAGCGAGGGTAAGCCTGCTGCAGGTTCACTAAAGCACCACAGTGAGAGGTTAGCTGTTGCGCTAGGGCTGCTCCAAACACCTCCAGGCGCAACAGTCCGCGTTACAAAGAACATTACCATGTGCAGGGACTGCCACAGCTCCATTAAATTCTTTTCATTACTTGCAAACAAAGAGATTGTTGTCCGGGACAGCAAACGGCTTCACAAGTTCAAGGATGGGCGGTGCTCTTGTGGGGATTTTAGTTCACTATTGTGA
- the LOC133886364 gene encoding uncharacterized protein LOC133886364: MAAIHESSATQRGAWGGSVPGRRRIQRNRLEGHQRLFNDYFADPPVYPDYIFRRRFRMKRGPYLRIVEAVEDRDPWFLQRRNATGELGLSALQKVTAAFRMLAYDAPADSLDECLRLGESTIIESMMRFVRAVVEVFGDEYLRSPNEEDTARLIATNERRGFPGMLGSIDCMHWRWKNCPTAWSGSFTGHVNSPTIILEAVASQDLWIWHAFFGMPGSLNDINVLHRSHLLDNLAAGVAPQVWYYSKHSNFMQKAQKRRDELQ, from the exons ATGGCCGCGATCCATGAGTCGTCGGCAACACAGCGTGGAGCTTGGGGCGGTTCAGTGCCCGGACGTCGCCGTATCCAGCGGAATCGCCTAGAAGGGCACCAAAGGTTGTTCAATGACTACTTCGCCGATCCCCCTGTGTACCCCGATTACATATTCCGGCGCAG GTTCAGGATGAAACGTGGCCCGTACCTCAGAATCGTGGAGGCAGTTGAGGACCGTGACCCGTGGTTCCTACAGAGGAGGAACGCGACAGGGGAGCTCGGACTGTCCGCGTTGCAAAAAGTCACTGCGGCGTTTCGTATGCTAGCATACGATGCTCCTGCGGATTCGCTGGATGAGTGCCTCCGACTCGGAGAGTCCACCATCATTGAGAGCATGATGCGGTTTGTTCGGGCCGTCGTCGAGGTGTTTGGCGATGAGTACCTCCGTTCTCCGAACGAGGAGGACACCGCTCGTTTGATTGCTACAAACGAGCGAAGAGGGTTCCCGGGGATGCTGGGAAGCATCGATTGtatgcattggaggtggaagaactgtccgACAGCCTGGTCGGGTTCTTTCACCGGCCACGTCAACTCTCCGACGATCATACTAGAGGCAGTGGCATCGCAGGACCtgtggatttggcatgccttctttggAATGCCGGGTTCCCTGAACGACATCAACGTTCTGCACCGCTCGCATCTGCTCGACAACCTTGCCGCTGGTGTGGCACCACAG GTTTGGTATTACAGCAAGCACTCGAATTTTATGCAGAAGGCCCAGAAGAGGCGCGACGAGCTGCAATGA